AAATCTGAATGGCGGTATGATAGTATTTCCAGATAGCTCAGATCAAACCAAAAGATGGTCGCAAATTTTTTTCTTCGGGCTGGCTAGAATATTGTCTATATTCATTATTGTCATACTGCTTGTTATTTTATACTTTATCATCAGTCGGGGAATTTCCGTGATAAGTTGGGAATTTTTGACAGCAGCTCCCAAAGAAAGCATGACCCAAGGTGGTATCATGCCCGCCATCATCGGTACACTTTATCTGATTTTATACAGCATGCTGATCGCTTTTCCAATCGGGGTCATGGCTGGAATCTACGTGCATGAATATTCCAAGGATGGACCGGTCAAGCGGTTTATCAAAATGATGACCAATAACCTGTCGGGGATACCTTCCATTGTTTTCGGTTTGTTCGGCATGGCCTTGTTTGTCAATTATCTCAATTTTGGCGCTTCCATTCTGGCAGGTTCTTTGACCCTTGCATTGCTCAGCTTGCCATTGATCATTCGGACCACCGAAGAGAGTCTCAAATCAGTGGATCAGGGATTTCGCAATGGAAGCTATGCCCTTGGTGCATCCAAGTTGTACACCATTCGAAAAGTTGTTTTGCCCATCGCATTTCCAAATATTATCACCGGTTTGATTCTCAGCATAGGACGGGTCTCCGGCGAGACGGCACCCATCTTATTTACAGCTGCAGCTTATTTCTTGCCTAAACTCCCTTCCTCTGTGATGGAGCAATGCATGGCTTTGCCTTACCATTTGTATGTGATTACCACAAGCGGAACCGAAGTGGCTAAAACCAGGCCCATGGCTTATGGAACTGCACTTGTTTTGATCATGATTGTCTTAGTGGTCAATCTGGTGGCCAATCTTTTGCGAAATTATTTTGCCTCCAAAGTTAAAATGAAATAATGAATTCCAAAATCCAGACCAAAGATGTCCATTTGTTCTACGGAGACTTTCATGCTTTAAAAGGGATTAGTGTTGGAATTTTTGAAAAATCGGTGACAGCCCTTATCGGACCATCTGGTTGTGGTAAATCGACTTTCCTCCGATTGTTTAATCGAATGAATGACTTGATCGAGAACGTAACCATTAAAGGTGAGATCTTGATTGACGGAAAAAACATCTATCAAATCAAGCAATCTGAAATTGACAATCTGAGAAGAAAAGTAGGTATGGTTTTTCAAAAACCGAATCCCTTTCCAAAAACCATCTTTGAAAATGTGGCCTATGGTTTGCGCGTCAATGGAATTTCCCAAGAAAATGTGATAGCCAGCCAGGTGGAGCTTTCTCTGAGACAAGCGGCCTTATGGGATGAGGTCAAGGACAAACTGAAGAAATCTGCTTTTGAGCTTTCCGGAGGTCAGCAGCAAAGATTGTGCATTGCAAGAGCCCTTGCTGTCGAACCATCCATCCTCTTAATGGATGAGCCGGCTTCAGCGCTGGATCCCATTTCTACTGCCAAGATTGAGGAGCTTATTTTTGAACTTAAGAAAGATTATACCATTATTATCGTCACCCACAATATGCAGCAGGCAGGTCGGATAAGCGATTATACAGGCTTCTTTTTAAACGGGGAATTGATTGAGTTTGACGAAACAAAAACCATTTTCACCAACCCCAAAAACAATCGGACTGAAAGTTATATCACCGGCCGTTTTGGCTGATAAAGATCGATTATGACACATTTAGATTCAGAAATTAATGAATTAAAATTAGAGCTGTCACAAATGTGGGAGCT
This window of the Saprospiraceae bacterium genome carries:
- the pstA gene encoding phosphate ABC transporter permease PstA, with the protein product MIVFPDSSDQTKRWSQIFFFGLARILSIFIIVILLVILYFIISRGISVISWEFLTAAPKESMTQGGIMPAIIGTLYLILYSMLIAFPIGVMAGIYVHEYSKDGPVKRFIKMMTNNLSGIPSIVFGLFGMALFVNYLNFGASILAGSLTLALLSLPLIIRTTEESLKSVDQGFRNGSYALGASKLYTIRKVVLPIAFPNIITGLILSIGRVSGETAPILFTAAAYFLPKLPSSVMEQCMALPYHLYVITTSGTEVAKTRPMAYGTALVLIMIVLVVNLVANLLRNYFASKVKMK
- the pstB gene encoding phosphate ABC transporter ATP-binding protein, translating into MNSKIQTKDVHLFYGDFHALKGISVGIFEKSVTALIGPSGCGKSTFLRLFNRMNDLIENVTIKGEILIDGKNIYQIKQSEIDNLRRKVGMVFQKPNPFPKTIFENVAYGLRVNGISQENVIASQVELSLRQAALWDEVKDKLKKSAFELSGGQQQRLCIARALAVEPSILLMDEPASALDPISTAKIEELIFELKKDYTIIIVTHNMQQAGRISDYTGFFLNGELIEFDETKTIFTNPKNNRTESYITGRFG